The DNA window GCGCGAAGATAATGTTATGGACAATCGAGATCTGTGATGAATGCGACAGCAATAGGCAAGGTGGATAGTTATTGGTGATGTAGGGACCCTTCTCTGCCGTTGTCACCCAGCTAAATCTTTACCGCCTACCTCTCTCggaagataagataagcaaCTATCGCCCCTCCATGATGGAGGGGCATGGAATATTTGGATAATTTGTAAGTGAGTCAACATTTGAACATTGACAGCATAACCCACCACTTTTTGTTCTCTTCAGAAAAGTGACACGACAATTGGATACCGAGGACTTCTCATACTACAAGCCTTTGATTCAAGACCTTCGATCATACCCAAGATGCCTCACGTTCccgcttcagcttcagctgaCAGTCAAGACGATGCGCCTGAGCTCGTTTTCCCGCCAGTCACTAAAGATCATATCCAAAATTGCTCCTACGACTCCTGGTTTCCTAAATACCGAAGTTCGTGTCTCAAATCTCGCATAATACCACTGCCACCTTCATTCGTCGAGTATCTCCATGAAGACGGTATAGTTCttgcagatgatgatgagaatcaAGACGAGCCTGAAGAAGAATGGCATGCATCATCCAATACATCTGCAAAGCCCCAAGTTAGGGATCCTGATTCgtcagatgatgaggaagacgaacCTGAAAGGCTCCCTCCTAACCAGAGGTTCCCGGAGACACACAATCTCATTAAAGAGAAGATTGCAGAATTAGGTGGCTCAGTTGCGCCCAAGTTGAACTGGTCTTCACCAAAGGATGCCAAGTGGATTTCGCCTCATCAAAACACACTCAAGTGCACAACTCCAAACGACATCTACCTACTCCTCAAGTCAtcttcttttgtttctcACGATCTCGATCACGCCTTCGACGACTGCACTCTAAGACCTCCGACCAAGCCATATGCGCCCGTTCTTGTTCTGAGACCATTCTTCACTCCTCATGTGGCCCTCGAATTTCGATGCTTCGTCAAGCACAGAAGTCTCATTGGTATCACACAGCGAGATCTCAATCATTATGATTTCTTGGAGCAGATTCGACCTCAGCTGTGGCGTAAGATCAAGACATTCTTCCGAGAGAAACTGAGGTTCACATTTCCTGACGCCAGCTTCGTTTTTGATGTATATATTCCAGAGAACTCCTTTGAGAAAGATGGATTTGGAAGGGTCAGGTTAATGGATATTAACCCATGGGCTCCTCGAACAGACAGTCTCCTTTTTGGCTGGCAAGAGCTGCTTGAGATGGATGTTAAGAACCCCCTCTATGGAACCTCAAGTAATGAGGCTGGTGCGGATGCCAGCGGTGAAGACACAGTCACAGaaggtgaggaggaggaggaggaggaggaggaggatgacgatatTGAGTATCGCCCTGAAATGAGTCCCGAATTCAGGATAATAGAAAAGGATGACCCAGCTGCACACAACTTTAGTAGTCCACAATACTCAGCGCACAAGCTACCAAAAGAGGTAGTCGATGCAAGCATGGGTGGCCAGGGAGGGTTGATGGAGTTTGCGATGCAGTGGAAGGAGATTACCGAAGGACGGGGAGATGGAATTTGGGAACAGGCAGCTGGTGCTAGGCAATAGAGTCTCAGAACTAGATAACATGAACGGCCTATTGAAGAGTGAAATGGTCATCTACTCGTCCGTCCGTTGAATAAGCCAGCCGCCATTGGGCAACATTGAATATAACTGAGTTTAGAGCATCGATATGCCTAATCAATGATGGCGAAGGGGCAGAGATTTAGGAAAGAGAGTTATTGTATGATATTTTGGGTGTTCACAAGTTCAATGAGTTGAGTTCACCGATTTCATAGGGGTTGAACACCTCAACTTGGTGAACTTGAGCAGAGACACTCCtgcatacctaggtatctaGAGCCGCACGTTGACCAAAGCTTGTGCCGTTCTTGCAAGTGAATGAAGGTGAATCATCAACGGGCAGAGCCAATGAGGTAACTGTACGCGTCAATGATTAACTTTACGTGAGGGAAATGAATCTGcatgcctacctaggtacctatagtAGGTCAGTGACCTCGCCCGCTCGCGTACTGTGCTGCAGCGCGATATGCACGGCGCGTGGAAAACGCGATAAACAGTGGGGTCACTATGTCAACAGCTCACTGCTCCTTTTGGCCCCGGTCTacttctctcttttcttcctccctctcttctttttgtcaCCCATTCTTTTTAACCTTGCCAAGAATTTATTCGCACTCATATCAAGTTGCCTGCTATCACTCACTGCCTAGGTTTATATTCTTCCTTTACCATACATCCGTTGTCGGTCTCAAGGACTCTGTAGAAGTCTACCTTGTGGTCCTTTGGCAACTCTCGAGATCTACATGTCGCCCTTCGCCTTCAGAATGGGTAAAATGAAGGCTGCGCGCACTACGCACCGACACACACCCCTCTCCAATGCTGGAACACGTTCTTCAAACCGCATTGCTGCAAAGAAGGAGACCAAGCGAACGAATCAAGCTGGGTCGAGCCAGAAGAAAGTTCTATCTGCTGCTCATGAGCCTGGTTCTTCTCAGGAAACTATCAAGAACTCGAGTGATTCATCCCAGCAACCCCCattcagcagcttcagcagctATAACTCTAACGAGTATGTTGAGCTTCCCACACTTGCGTCCAGACACTTAATCAATACCACTAGCAGCCGCCACTCAGCTGGGCAGGTCGAGGGAACCCTGACTCTCGCTCACCGTAATCCTCAGGTCCATGGCACCGTTGTTACGTCCTCAGGTCCTTCCAACAACACAGCTGGATCAGACACACCCCAGCTGACAGCTGGTGACGTCGCTCTAGAAATCTATGGCAGCAGAATAGTGATTGATAGCACTCTCGGTAAAAAGCTAGCCGGCGAAACATCCCTACGACCCATCCGGCAGCGTCGCTCTGACATGGTTCTCAACATGGAGCGCCGCAGCAATGTCGAAGCCTTCTTGGCTCATCTCACTGGAGTCCAGGTCAGCCGGTCTTGCAAGAATTGCTCCAAAGGACACGGTCCTTGGTCTGAGTGTATCATCTATGATGGCCAGATGTGTGGTAGCTGCACAAACTGCTGGTTCAATGCCAGTGGTTCTCGATGCACTTTTCACGGTAAGCTGGCTCTCATGCCACACCAATATCATGAACCAACGCTCACATCTCACAGAGAACAACCAAAACTCCATCTATGCCCCGGCACCATTGTATCACCCCCAATCCGCGGGAATGCCAACACAGCCTTTCCAATACGCCCAGCTCAATCCCCTGGCGCTTCCCCAAGGCATCCTCCCCATGAACCGAGAAGCTGCCGCGTCTGTCTACGTGGAACCTCAAATGCGCAACCAGTTCGCTATGAGCATGATCCAGTCATTGGGACTCGGTTCCGGCAAATAGAATTTGCCAGGTCCCGCCAACAACATGGTCGGCAATGTTGTCTCAAATGTCGCTGCTATGAGCCAAGGAGAACGAAAGTTTGCACATGTAGAAAGGGCTGCGGAGGAGCTTGGTATTCGCCTTGCGGAGCTGCATGACTTCCTTGCCACCTCCGAGGGAAATGCTTTCATGGCTCAGCTTTCTGGCATGGCTAGTCCCCAGCAAATCTCTTCTGCGGACGAACAACCCCAGGAGCCACTCTCCCAAGAGCCTTCTTCACAGAACGATGCCCACCAGGAGCGCGCTTCCCAAAATACTTCTTCCTATGAACCTTCTTCCTATGAGCCTTCTTCTGAGGAGCAGTCTGCTCAGGAAACCTTGTCACCGGGAGGATTTTCTCAGGGAAATGTCGAAGCGCATCCTATGGCATTGACTCTCTTAAACACTCCGCCAAATGAGAACTGAGTGGTTCTATGCTCAGTGAGACCGCCGACGCACAACGCTTCCATTGAGCAAGGCTCAATGCTATGACGGCCCTCAGCAATGCGTCCAACACGCAGTAGacaaaagaataaaaagaccAGGCAACAAATCTATAGAGTTGTCGAGTGATGTGAGTCCACTCACACGGTTCACTGGATCCTACTAACCAAGTCGCAGTGCCCCTTGATCTCCCCTGAACCAGAATTTGGAACCCCTTGCTTATTGTGTGATCTCAAGTGAGTTTGCCGCTTGTTTCGGGCTACGCTCTGTCTTGAGACTACCATTGGAATACGCATTGTGTCACCACTGGATGAGAAAACTGCGCACCAAACCAGCATGCTCGTAGCTATGAGCGTGTACGCCATATCGAGTAATAACCACCCCGCCATTTCTTTTTTCgaatctttcttttttctgtACCGCGCGGCTGGCTCGATTCAAGACACATGTCGCCACTCTTCGATATCCGTGCAGTTCAGCCGAACTATTTTCTTCACCAACTTGTATGATCATGTATTCAGGACAAACCGATAGGAAGGGCAGAGATTGGCTAGCAAGGCTAGCGTGTATATGGCAGCTTTCAAGTAGTCTTGGTGGCGAGGCAGTCTTGGTTGGCTCTAGACGGAGATCGACTACTATCTGTACCATTATCGATCTCGAGCAAGAATGAATCAAAGGCTCTGGGATACTTTTATGCCGAGATTGTCGGATATAATCTATTAGGAGTAGTAGAGCATAGTTTTCCTGACAAACTTGAGACAACCGAAACAGACAAGATCATGAAACACGTAAGTCGCAATAGGACGTGGCTATTTGCTGCGTATGCATTTCTGGTATGAGCGGTGGAAGCTAGATCGCCGCCACTTGTGTAGTTTTCGTGAAACATTCCCTTCCTTGCCATCTCTCGTGTATATTCTGCCTCTCAGGAAAGAGAACGAGGTCGAGTCAAGTCACATGACCTTGTTTatctcagccttgaggaCACCATCACAAGCAAACATCCAACTGCTCTCACGCCTGTCTCATATCCAGAGACAAAACCTTCATAGTTCTGTAGGGCGATGGCCACGGATGTGTCCCCGTTGAGAAACGTGCGTGGGTAGCGCGCGTCAATATCCTCTGCTCTGGGCAAAAACGGGCACTGGGTTTGACTTCAAGACATACGCCAAAAGAAAAGTGAGTCAAAATCCAAGCGAAAAGAGCAAACAAGACAGACAAAGTGCGGAATTTGACGACAGGCGGTGTGCTTGTTTCAGACGGAAGATGCGCCAAATCATTATTTTACAATATACTTGATAGTTGAAATTAAACGGAAAAACACCGCATCCGAGTGACGAGTGAGTAAACAATACAATGCTAACGTGTGGAGGGAAACAAGGCATGGGCGGTAGTGGTTAGTGGTAGGAAAGAGTTTCGTAATTAAACAAAGTAGATGACCACCATCCTCCATCGCCCGCACTGTTTAGATGCAAATAATGAACCCTTCTTCCAGCCTCGTCCGTCACGCTCTTGAACGGGCAAATCATATCTTCCCGACGTCATGGGCGGCCATGACCACTGGCCTGGGCggcttcatcatctgtgGTCCACCATTCTTAAAATCCTTCTCCCTTTAAAAAGACGTTTTTGTGATACAAGGCAACTCCCATCCATCAACCGGAAAATCCTTACAAAGAAACGGAACCAAGGTCGACCTGGGCACAGCCAAAG is part of the Fusarium fujikuroi IMI 58289 draft genome, chromosome FFUJ_chr07 genome and encodes:
- a CDS encoding related to cell cycle progression protein; the encoded protein is MPHVPASASADSQDDAPELVFPPVTKDHIQNCSYDSWFPKYRSSCLKSRIIPLPPSFVEYLHEDGIVLADDDENQDEPEEEWHASSNTSAKPQVRDPDSSDDEEDEPERLPPNQRFPETHNLIKEKIAELGGSVAPKLNWSSPKDAKWISPHQNTLKCTTPNDIYLLLKSSSFVSHDLDHAFDDCTLRPPTKPYAPVLVLRPFFTPHVALEFRCFVKHRSLIGITQRDLNHYDFLEQIRPQLWRKIKTFFREKLRFTFPDASFVFDVYIPENSFEKDGFGRVRLMDINPWAPRTDSLLFGWQELLEMDVKNPLYGTSSNEAGADASGEDTVTEGEEEEEEEEEDDDIEYRPEMSPEFRIIEKDDPAAHNFSSPQYSAHKLPKEVVDASMGGQGGLMEFAMQWKEITEGRGDGIWEQAAGARQ